Proteins encoded by one window of Cinclus cinclus chromosome 14, bCinCin1.1, whole genome shotgun sequence:
- the CANX gene encoding calnexin: MKLKWLLCVTLLALGILAVQAHDTDEDNDVDDVVDIEDDLDDGIDEVEESKSETSSPPPAPKVTYRPPVPTGEVYFAESFDKGTLDGWILSRAKKDDTDDEIAKYDGKWEVQDMKETKLPGDKGLVMVTRAKHHAISSKLSKPFVFDTKPLIIQYEVNFQNGIECGGAYVKLLSKTPELNLDQFHDKTPYTIMFGPDKCGEDYKLHFIFRHKNPKTGKYEEKHAKRPDADLKTYFTDKKTHLYTLVLNPDNSFEILVDQTVVNSGNLLNDMSPPVNPPREIEDPNDQKPEDWDERPKIPDPDAVKPDDWDEDAPAKIADENAVKPEGWLDDEPEYVADPDAEKPEDWDEDMDGEWEAPQIANPKCETAPGCGTWQRPMIDNPNYKGKWKPPMIDNVNYQGIWKPRKIPNPDFFEDLEPFKMTPFSAVGLELWSMTSDIFFDNFIICTERAVADDWASDGWGLKKAADGAAEPGVVGQMMAAAEERPWLWVVYILTVALPVFLVVLFCCSGKKQPSAAEYKKTDAPQPDIVDDEKEEEKDKGEKEEEEEEEDANEEKLEKQKSDADLGSASQEEEEEEEDRKPASEEEETVNRSPRNRKPRKD, from the exons ATGAAGCTGAAATGGCTACTGTGTGTGACCCTGCTAGCCCTTGGGATCCTTGCTGTTCAGGCACATGATACAGATGAAGACAATGATGTTGATGATGTAGTTGATATTGAGGATGACTTGGATGATGGTATTGACGAGGTGGAAGAGTCAAAGTCTGAAACAAGCagtcctcctccagctccaaaG GTTACTTACAGGCCTCCTGTCCCAACTGGTGAAGTGTATTTTGCAGAATCTTTCGATAAAGGAACTCTGGATGG ATGGATCCTTTCCAGAGCCAAGAAAGACGATACAGATGATGAGATTGCCAAATATGATG gtaaATGGGAAGTACAAGACATGAAGGAAACAAAGCTTCCAGGAGACAAAGGGCTTGTAATGGTAACTCGAGCCAAGCATCATGCAATTTCATCTAAACTTTCCAAGCCATTTGTGTTTGATACTAAACCCCTTATTATACA GTATGAAGTAAACTTCCAAAATGGAATTGAGTGTGGTGGGGCCTATGTGAAACTACTTTCAAAAACCCCTGAGTTGAACCTG GACCAGTTCCATGACAAAACTCCATATACAATAATGTTTGGCCCAGACAAATGTGGAGAGGACTATAAATTGCACTTCATCTTCCGGCACAAAAACCCAAAGACTGGCAAATACGAGGAGAAGCACGCAAAGCGTCCAGATGCAGATCTGAAGACTTACTTTACTGATAAGAAGACTCATCTTTATACTCTAG tCTTGAATCCTGACAATAGTTTTGAGATACTGGTTGATCAAACGGTTGTCAACAGTGGGAATTTGCTAAATGATATGTCTCCTCCTGTGAATCCACCCCGAGAGATTGAGGACCCAAATGACCAGAAACCTGAGGACTGGGATGAGAGACCAAAAATCCCAGACCCAGATGCTGTTAAACCAGATGACTG GGATGAGGATGCTCCCGCAAAGATTGCGGATGAAAACGCTGTGAAACCAGAGGGCTGGCTGGATGATGAGCCTGAGTATGTAGCAGACCCTGATGCTGAGAAACCTGAAGATTG GGATGAAGATATGGATGGTGAATGGGAGGCACCTCAGATTGCAAATCCTAAATGTGAGACAGCTCCTGGCTGTGGTACCTGGCAGCGCCCAATGATCGACAATCCAAACTACAAAGGCAAATGGAAACCTCCTATGATTGATAACGTGAACTATCAG GGTATATGGAAACCTAGAAAGATCCCAAACCCAGATTTTTTTGAAGACTTAGAACCTTTCAAGATGACTCCCTTCAGTGCTGTGGGACTTGAGTTATGGTCCATGACATCTGACATCTTTTTTGACAACTTTATCATCTGTACTGAGAGAGCTGTGGCTGATGATTGGGCCAGTGATGGATGGGGACTGAAAAAGGCAGCTGATGGTGCTGCAGAG CCTGGTGTTGTGGGCCAGATgatggcagctgctgaagagcGTCCCTGGCTTTGGGTAGTCTACATCCTCACTGTGGCTTTGCCAGTGTTCCTTGTTgtccttttctgctgttctgGGAAG AaacagccaagtgctgcagaGTACAAGAAGACCGATGCTCCTCAGCCTGACATAGTGGATGatgagaaagaagaagaaaaagataaaggggaaaaagaagaggaggaggaagaggaggatgcaAATGAGGAAAAGCTTG agaagcagaaaagtgaTGCTGATCTAGGAAGTGCTAGtcaagaggaagaagaggaggaggaagacagGAAACCTGCATCAGAG GAGGAGGAAACTGTGAATAGATCACCCAGAAACAGAAAGCCAAGGAAAGATTGA